ACCCGCTGCTGCTCCAAATAAAGTTCCTGTGTTATAACCTGCCTGATTAATGAGGTCTTCGCCGGCATAAACAGGATTGGTTGCTGAAGGCATATTTCCGCCATCGGCAAGCTCTATCCAACCTTTATTAGCCCTCATTCTTCTCACCTGAGAGGCATGCCTTGCCTCTACGGAATGAATCTGTAATGCCGCCTGAAGTACAACTTTGTTTGACATAACATTTCCGGCCTGCCCTTTATAAGCCCTCACTCCCGTATCTTCAAAAGCCTGGGCCAAAATGAGAAATTGATTATAATCTGTAAATGGAGAAAAGCTTCCATTAGCCGTAAAATCAAAAGTAGGCTTATTACCCGGAGGGACTCCAAGGGAAGTGAGTGTAGTTTTCAAAAAACCAACATGCGCTGCTTCATGTTTTGAAATCTGCATAAAAACAGTCCTGTCTGAATTGGGTATCAATCCAGGCGTTGATAATCCTATAGCATAGTATTCATTTTCAAGATATTCCAAAACAAGTGCTAACTGTAAAGCATCTGTCAAGGTATTTTTCAGAGCGGTACCTGTGATTTCTTTGTTTGTCGGTGCAGCCATTAAAGCTCCCGATCCAAGAGAAACTGCCGCTACAGCTGCTTTTTTCCCGAATAGTGATGTATTCGTCATTGTTTCTAATCTGGAGGCTTCCTTAATGAAAAACTGATCATAGGAAAGCTTATCTAATAGTCTGAGAATGTTCATAATGTAAATTTTTAAAGATGAATGATTAATTAATACCTCTTTCTTTCCACGTAAACCGGGTTTTAATAAAACCTCCTGCTGCCATTACAATATCTTTCGGCTCTTTGGCAAGATCAAGTCCGTTGGCGTCTACTACATCGTCACCTGAGAAATCTGCAGATCCGGGATTGATCAGGTTTCTGATGGCAGATGCATGTCTCGCTTCTACTGAAACTATTTTTCCGGCAATAACAAGATAAGCTGGATTGGTTATGTATTTTCCGGCACCGTTGTACGCTGCTACTCCGGTGTCTTCCAATGCTTTTGCAGTGGCCAGTACAGAGTTTCTGTCATTAAAATTTACATTGGGATATTGGAATTCAAGCTTTGGAAGAACGTTTGAGGCTGCACTGCTAATAGCTGCTTTAAAAAAGTCCCGGTGAATCACTTCATGATGATAAAGATCCGTAAAAACCTCTTTCTCTACACTGGAAATTCCGGAATAAAAATTATTGACTACTTTCGTGTAAAAATCGGCTTCCAGCTGTTCAAGAGCATAGGCATAATTTAAAATTCCAACATCTCCTGATCCAAGATCAAAAATCTGGTTATTATCCATTGGATAAAAATCATTATCATCATCACAGCCTATTATGGTAAGCCCGGCAATGGCCAGTCCTATTCCACTCAATTTTAAAAAGTTTCTTCGGCTTGTATCAAGGGTAGCTCCCTGATTAGAAACATGAATCATTTTTTTCATACTATTAATTTTTTAGGTGTTTGATTAAGTAAAAGAAAAACAGCACATTGAAAACATGCTGCTTAATCTTAAATTTCTACGGCATCAGAACCGTATCTATCACATGAATAACCCCGTTAGACTGGTTTACATCAGCAATGGTAACTTTGGCACTGTTTCCTTTAGCATCTTTTATATAAAGATCCTTTCCTTTCGTCCAAAATGTAAGGTCTTCTCCCTGTACTGTTTTCATCATGCTTTTTCCATTTCCTGCTTTTACGGTGCTCCATATTTCTTTAGCACTGTATTTTCCGGGTAAAACGTGGTACGTTAGTATGCTTGCAAGCATCGCTTTATTTTCAGGTTTTACAAGATTCTCTACTGTCCCTTTCGGAAGTTTTGCAAAAGCGGCATCAGTAGGAGCCAGTACAGTAAAAGGACCTTTTCCTTCTAATGTATTTACCAATCCCGCCGCTTTTACGGCAGCTACCAAAGTTTTATGATCTTTAGAATTTACGGCGTTTTCAATAATATTCTTAGAGGGATACATTGGAGCCCCTCCTACCATTACTGTTTTTTCTTTCATCGTTTGTGCAGTTACCTTCCCGCTGAACGCAAATGATAAAGCTACCATTGCTAAAACTGTGATTTTTGATCGTGTGTTCATTGTATGAATTTTTTAATTAATTATGGGTAATTTGTGTTCTTAATTTCACTTACGAGTTGAGATCTGTTTTAGATTTAAAAAAACGGAAATTAATTTAAATCAATTGAAAATCAATCAATTAATTTCACAATAAATAAAATCAAAAGGCCAATAGGGTTCATTCAAAATCTTTGTCTGTTTAATTCCGGGGCATCATTTAAAATATATCCAAGAAATCATTTACGAAATAAAAGATCCTATGGATTTCATTTAGGATATGTTTTATTTCACTACATTTGGATAGAAAAATAAAAGCTATTAAAACAATCTGCTCAGAAGAGGAACTTATCGTTTTACTAAAAGAAAAAAACGAAAATGGTTTTCATTATCTCTATGACCACTATTCTGGTGCGCTGTATGGGGTTATTCTTCGTATTGTTCAGTCTAAGGAATATACGGAAGAAATCATTCAGGATGTTTTTGTTAAAATCTGGAACTCTATTCATCAATATGATGCTTCAAAAGGAAGGTTTTACACCTGGATGATCAATATTGCCCGGAATACGGCGATAGATTATTTAAAATCCAAAGGCTTCCAAAATGAGCTTAAAAACCAACCGCTTCCCGATTTCGTATATAATTCTGCAGAACTTTCAACGACCAACAATACCTCTGATTATATTGGATTTAATAATGTATTGGAAGGGCTTGAGTCTGATAAGCAAGAAATTATAGATCTGGCCTATTATCAGGGATATACCCAAAACGAAATATCCGAGAAACTGAAAATACCCCTGGGAACCGTAAAAACGAAAATGCGGAATGCACTTATGAAATTAAAGGACTTGTTAAAAGATTATCAATAAATTGAACACTAAAGAATACATATCATCCGGAATTATAGAATCTTATATTCTAGGACATGCTTCTCCCGAGGAAGCAGGGATTCTGGAATGTGTGATGAAGAATAATGCTGAAGTGAAAACAGCTTTTGAAGAGGCACAAAAAACGTTGGAAAATCTTGCTACTGCCCAGGCCGTACTGCCTCCAGATGATTTGAAATCTAAAATCTGGAACAAAATCCAGCAGGAACAAACTCTTCAGGAGAAATCTGAAACGTCTATTCCAGTGCCGGCTCCTGATATTAAACCATGGGAAGAAGAGCAAAATAGTAAAAGAAATAATAACTGGAAAGCTATAGGTATTGCTGCTTCGGTTTTATTTTTAGCAAGTATCGCGGGAAATCTTTTTTGGGTAAGCAAACAATCTGAAACACAGAAAGAAATTGCAAAAATGAAAACTGAGAAGCAATCTCTGGATTTCACTATGCAGAAAATGAATCAGAAAATAACTATGTTTTCTAATCCTGATATGCAGACCGTCATGCTAAAAGGTGTAGAGAAACATCAGGATGCGAAAGCTATGGTATTCTGGGATAAAAAAACAAAAGAGGTTTATCTTAATGCTGAAAGTCTTCCAAAAGCTCCTGAAGGTATGCAGTACCAGCTTTGGGCTATTGAAGGCGGAAAGCCTGTAAGTGCAGGAATGTATTCTGAAGATAAAGATACTAAAGTGGTATTAGCTACTATTTCAAAAGCACAGGCCTTTGCCATCACTCTTGAAAAAGAAGGGGGAAGCCTTGTTCCTACTATGGAAAACATGTATGTTATGGGAGGAATATAAAAATGAGAACCTCAGCGATAATTGACAAAATTATGCTGGAAACATTGCATATCTTCTGTTGAATCAAAATTGATAAGGGTACCCAATTTCATTCAGGTCGGTCTTAAGCTGTTCCCAATCTTCAACCTGATCAACAATGCTCAGTACCATTTGTTTTGTTAGAGTTTCTCCTTTATAGATTTTGGCTACCGTTTCCAGTGGAATTCCGCTTTTTTTATAACTTTCTTCAAAGTATTCTGTTGCCCAATCTATATAGGTTTGCGGGTTTCCATCGAAAATTTTCAGCATTTCCCCGGAATGATCTTCAGCATTTTCAATCTTTCCGGTTCTCCAGTTTTTCTGTTCTGTAGTCCACAAACAAAATGTTGTTCCAATTGTTTTAACGGGTTCGCCAAAGATAAATTCATTAAAAATAGGTGGCAGGTCCTTTGTAAGTTGTTGCTTATTGGATTGTTTATATTCATGAGCGAAACCATTAATTACACAGCCATCTTTTCTGAATAAAATGAGCATCTGATCTCCGGAACCATCCCGCATTTCGCAGAACTCTTCATCTGCTGACCATTGTCTGTTATAAGAATAATAACGGTATTCCCATTCCGGGGAAAGAATGGCATCCAAAACAGAAATAGCTTTACAGACTGCCTGTAACTTTGTTTTATCTGGTAATAAGCTTAAATTCTTTGTTGAAATCATAGGAGTGGTTGTTTTATTCTTTTTGAATTCGGATTTATTTTCTTTGGGATTATCTTTGTTCTGGCCAGATAAACTGAGTATACTTAAGGAAAATAAAATTGTGGCTAATCGTTTTTCCATATTTAAAAATACATTTTAAAGCAATATCAGCCAAAGGAAAATAACATGATAGGAATTAATACTTTGGGAATTTCCGGATTTTTCTTACAATAAAAAAGGTACCTAATAGTATAATAGAAAGGCTGTATCCATGATAAAGCCCATTCCAAAGAATAAGAATGGGCCTGAATAATTAATTGTTGTTAAAAAGGAAACAAAGGGGCAAGAATCATTCCCTGGGCTTCCGGTGCGGTCTGAATATATTCCGGCTGGTAAGTCAGCGGAACCAGATTCATTTCTCCACTATCTTTCCATCCCTGAATAATCTCTCCTTTTGCGGCATTGACGATGTCGTTATCTTTACTTCTGAGTTTTGTTCTTTTCAGCCACTTAGCATCAAAAGGTTTGATAGAAATCATTAAAACTTCTTCCAGGTTAAGCTGCACTTTTTGCGGAACCAATTTAGACTCCATTCCCAGCATTATTCCCAGACTGCCATCTTTTAAGAATTTTCCGGGCGTTAAAAAGCTTCTGAGGTTATGGTTTTCATTATTCTCACGGTTTACCCACAATTCAATGTTATCTTCCGTAAACTCAACGGTAAAATATTGGTGGGCAAGCATCAGGTTCTTGATATCCCCATGACCTAAGGCTACCTGAGAAGTACTGTTGATCAAGGCCATAGCAAAATGCTTATGCATCACTTCAAAAGGAATGTCTCCGTAGAATTCCATATAAAATTCAGCTCCGATACCGTTATATTGCAGATTTGCATCATCACGTGACGAAGTATAAATATCCGATAAACCGTCTGTTATCAATATAGTTGTTTCCGGAGTGTGAATGACACGCATTTTACAGGAATTATGTACCGTGCTGTCTTCAGGCCATGAATAATCCCTGAAACCACCAACACGCAGATAAATAATACGGTCGTCCAAAGTTCCCAGTGAACGGAAAAAATCTTGACGCAACTGTACACCTTGCTTAAAGGCATCCTGCCGTTTTTTGTATTCCGGTTCTACTTCAATATGATCAATGGCAAGCAGGCTTAATCCATGTTCTTCGAATGCAGGAACCGACTGTGCTTCTATTTTTCCGTTTTCATACTTGAAATAAAAGGCTTCCATTCCTCCAACAAGGTGATAAATGGATTCTAAATCTTTACTGTTCCTCATAAAATCAAAAGAACGCATCGTTGAATCATCATAATACACAGTGGAGTCGATAAACATTCCCAATTCATCTGCTTCCTGGCAAAAACGGGCCAGCATTTCACTTTTGATGGTTTTTTCATCCCGGTAAGATTCGTTTTCAATGCTGTATTTAATATCTTCCAGATACATGGTAACAGTATACTCTTCTGCCACAATAGATTCTCCTTTTTTGAACGTGAATCTCACTTTGGAATGAGTAGGAAAGAAATCAATCAGTGAATGCGGTCTTGTTTCCTCGATTTTATCCAAATGCTCTTCGATTTCATCGGAACTGTTACTATTGTATACAATACCATTTTCGCGAAATTTCACCGTTCCTCCCGTACTTCCATATTTTGTTTTTGTAATTTCTGTAAAATACTCCCGTCCTTCAACCAGCAAAGGCTGCAGTTTTTCAGAAATTTCTGCCAACGTATTCTGTGCTTCTTCTGAGTTTAAATGATTGTTTTTCATAATTTTATTATTAGTTTAAAACATTTATTCTTTAATTTTTATAGCCAGTCGCCATGAAATGCCTTCATCTGCTCAACCGTTCCCTCGAACTGTGCTTCTGTAAAGGCATCCTGTAAACGCATAAGGCTTCCACGCTGTGCTGCAAAAAAGACGGTCTTCCTGTCTGTTATCATTTTAAATAATGATTCATAATGACCTTCTCTCAGATAAATATATCCGAATTCCACTTTTGTATAGGCTAAATCAGCAAAGTCTTCACCTTCCACTAATTCTCCAACTGCAGTATTGGCAAGAATTTCTTTTACTTCTTTAAGCTGGTCGCCTGATAATTTTTCTGCTTTTTCCATGTTTATTTTTCTTTATTAGGTTTTGGTTATTGTTAATCATATTCACTAAAAATGTAAGAAAATGGCTCTAAAGGATATTGCTCCAGCCACTTTGCATCTGTTACTTTAACCGTTATTTCATAAGCAGGCCATTTTTCAAAAGAATAGAGATCTATAATTTCTTCATTGCTCAATTGATAAAAGTCCGGATAAGGTACATCCCTTATTTTTTCTATTTTTGAGCTCACAATGAACTGTTCCGCGATCTCCCTGTGTCTGAGATAGAGTGTGTGGGTATCTCTAATGTCTTTTTCTTTTATAATGGCGTTTAGTTTCTCAAACAAAGGTCCCTCTATCTGGTACTCCTTACCGGAAAAGGATTCCAATCGTTTTAGCATAAACTTCAGCACACTCATTTTTGTTTCCAGGAATATGCGGTCATCATCTTCACTCATGATCATCAGTTTGAAAGAAATAGTATCGCCATTGATTGCTGTTTCATACACTACAGGTCTGCCCCATCTCAAAATAGATTCAGGAGAGCTTGCATAGCCATTCTTTTTCTTGGGGTTCAAAACCATTTGAGTCATTTCGCCATCAATATAGGAAGATCCCATGCTACCACTGCCGCACTTTATGATCCCCCAATCCGTTTCACGTTTGTGTAAAATACCAAATGACTTTGTTGTTCTCACAAGGGTTCCCTCCCACTTTTGCAGATTTTCGTCAGACAAATCGGTAATCATCGTATTGGAATCCTTATAATATTTCTCTCCCAATGTAGGAAACCACAAAATATCTTTCGGGGTTTTGAGCAGGTAATCCGGTATCATATACTTCCAAATGGGCATAAAACCTTCTTTTGAAGTTAGGTCTGAAGGAGCAACAGGGGTTTCGTCCTTAATGGGAAATCTGGGTTCGCAGGCATCGTATTCCCGTGCCGGATCAAATGCTGCTGAATCCCAATACTTCATATCTTTCAGGTGCTCCAGCCATGCAGGATGTGTTACCGTGATATCCAGAACTCCATTCTTCCACCCTCTTTTGTTGGGTTTCCCCATTTTCAGATCCACCGATTGGATAAAAGCCCGTGCATTTTCCCTCATCCATGATTCATCAAGGGTATCATCAAAATCAACTTCTTTTTTTATAGGAGAATCGTTATTAACGTTACGATAAAGCAGCATTAATGCAAATCCCGGCGAAGCATTAATGTAATTGCTGTCAGGATGAATAACCTGAACACTGATTTGAATTTTTGATTCCTGGCGTTTTATAACACCAACTTCGTAGAGTGATGACATTGTAATTATTTTTTAATATTAAATAAATTCCAGTCTAGAATAACTTTTCGGACTACGTTGAAGCTAGTTTACGGCAACATGTTGTATCACAGCATTATTCTTCAATCCTTTTGTATCATAAAAAAGGCATTCCACCGTATGTTCATCCGCTATTTTTAATTTTCCCGGATAATAATTTCCTGAGAGACCGGAATTAATTTTTTTAGTGAATACCAAATCTGAATTATAAACAGAATATTCCCAAACTTTGTTTTCGTTTTGTGAAAGCACTACGATGTTACCATTGGTAAATACTACTATTTCTGCCCATTCGATATAATCAGATAACTTAATTTTAATATTCTTTTTAATATAAAAATCGGTATTTGTTTTCGTCAGATTCATTTCGTTAAACCCAATTCTCTGGGTTAAAAAAATGGGGTCGTTTGAAGAGCCAATATAGAATCCGCTAAGCTTTACCAAATCCGGATCGGAATATATATGATCATTAAAGTATTTAAACTCTGTCTGATCTTGGAGGGTTCTGCCATCAAACTTGAAAACATATGTTTTGTATTTCATATTAGTCTGGTCCAGATTAGAAGTAGAAAAATAATAGTCTGAGCCCACCTTTGAAATTTCTGATATATCCATTCCACCAACATCATTATTTACAGAGATGATATGGGAAATCGGATCTAAGATTTCAGGTAAATAAGCTTCTTTATCAGCATGAAATTTATTCAGATCAACAGTAATGATTTCAAGCTTCTCATTATATCTGATTTCTTCAGAAGCAGCTAAAACATGAATTTTATCTCCTTCAATAATCAAATCTTTCAGGTAACAGGAATAATCATTTTTAATAGCATAAGCAGCACCGTGCTGTTCCAGATTCACCACTGTAATCATAGGCTGCCATCTCCTGACATAACTCTCCTTTGAATTCCCGTAACCGTACTCATTGCCCCCAATGATAAATTTTTTAAGCTTTGTATTATAGCTGATTGTCTGTGCCCGATAGGTGGGCCTAACCTTTAAAATTTTATAATTTTGATCAGTTGAAATGATAATATCACGATCATCATAAAATCCGACTGAAAAATCTATTGCTTTATTGATGAGCGGATCTCTTTTCTTTTCGTCTTTTTCCAATGCTTTGATTCGTCCGACCAGCATATGATTGCCCAGT
This region of Chryseobacterium vaccae genomic DNA includes:
- a CDS encoding fasciclin domain-containing protein, whose protein sequence is MNTRSKITVLAMVALSFAFSGKVTAQTMKEKTVMVGGAPMYPSKNIIENAVNSKDHKTLVAAVKAAGLVNTLEGKGPFTVLAPTDAAFAKLPKGTVENLVKPENKAMLASILTYHVLPGKYSAKEIWSTVKAGNGKSMMKTVQGEDLTFWTKGKDLYIKDAKGNSAKVTIADVNQSNGVIHVIDTVLMP
- a CDS encoding ferritin-like domain-containing protein: MNILRLLDKLSYDQFFIKEASRLETMTNTSLFGKKAAVAAVSLGSGALMAAPTNKEITGTALKNTLTDALQLALVLEYLENEYYAIGLSTPGLIPNSDRTVFMQISKHEAAHVGFLKTTLTSLGVPPGNKPTFDFTANGSFSPFTDYNQFLILAQAFEDTGVRAYKGQAGNVMSNKVVLQAALQIHSVEARHASQVRRMRANKGWIELADGGNMPSATNPVYAGEDLINQAGYNTGTLFGAAAGSAAYDEILSSSDAQTIAGLFIV
- a CDS encoding ferritin-like domain-containing protein, encoding MKKMIHVSNQGATLDTSRRNFLKLSGIGLAIAGLTIIGCDDDNDFYPMDNNQIFDLGSGDVGILNYAYALEQLEADFYTKVVNNFYSGISSVEKEVFTDLYHHEVIHRDFFKAAISSAASNVLPKLEFQYPNVNFNDRNSVLATAKALEDTGVAAYNGAGKYITNPAYLVIAGKIVSVEARHASAIRNLINPGSADFSGDDVVDANGLDLAKEPKDIVMAAGGFIKTRFTWKERGIN
- a CDS encoding anti-sigma factor; the encoded protein is MNTKEYISSGIIESYILGHASPEEAGILECVMKNNAEVKTAFEEAQKTLENLATAQAVLPPDDLKSKIWNKIQQEQTLQEKSETSIPVPAPDIKPWEEEQNSKRNNNWKAIGIAASVLFLASIAGNLFWVSKQSETQKEIAKMKTEKQSLDFTMQKMNQKITMFSNPDMQTVMLKGVEKHQDAKAMVFWDKKTKEVYLNAESLPKAPEGMQYQLWAIEGGKPVSAGMYSEDKDTKVVLATISKAQAFAITLEKEGGSLVPTMENMYVMGGI
- a CDS encoding RNA polymerase sigma factor, with amino-acid sequence MDRKIKAIKTICSEEELIVLLKEKNENGFHYLYDHYSGALYGVILRIVQSKEYTEEIIQDVFVKIWNSIHQYDASKGRFYTWMINIARNTAIDYLKSKGFQNELKNQPLPDFVYNSAELSTTNNTSDYIGFNNVLEGLESDKQEIIDLAYYQGYTQNEISEKLKIPLGTVKTKMRNALMKLKDLLKDYQ